In Microbacterium galbinum, the genomic stretch CGAGGCCCTCACCATGGGTGACCGCATCGCGGTGCTCAAGGACGGCCTCCTGCAGCAGGTCGGCACGCCGCGCGACCTGTACGAGAAGCCGAACAACGTGTTCGTCGCCGGCTTCATCGGCTCCCCCGCCATGAACCTGTTCACGGCGGACCTCGCCGAGGGCGGCGTGCGCTTCGGCACCGAGGTCGTCCCGCTCGAGCGTGACGCGGTCGCCGGCGCGAACGGCACGCAGGTCACGGTCGGCGTGCGTCCCGAGGACATCACGGTCGGACCGGCCGACGGCAAGGGCCTCTCGGTCGTCGTCGACCTCGTCGAGGAGCTCGGCGCCGACGGTTACCTCTACGGCCACACCGACATCAACGGCAAGCGCACCGACCTCGTCGCGCGCGTCGACGGTCGCAGCCACCCGAACGCCGGCGAGACGGTCACCCTGGCCGCCAACCCGGGGCACGTCCACGCGTTCGACCTCGAGTCGGGAAGCCGCCTGAACACGGCTCCGGTCGTCTCGGCCTGATCGCACACACCACTCGCGGCGCGGGTCGACTTCGGTCGCCCGCGCCGCGTCTGCGTCCACCCCGACTTCCCAGGAGCGCCATGCAGGATTCGCTGCGCATCACCGCCAGCACCGTCGACCCCGGCCTCCTCGGCCTCCCCTGGTCGACGACGCTCGCCCGCTGGCCCTCCGAGCACATCGTCTCGCTCCCGAAGGGTCTGTCGCGGCACCTCGTGCGCTTCGCCGATCTGTCGGGACGGGTCGTCGCGGTGAAGGAGACCACCGAGGAGATGGCGCGGCGCGAATACGAGATGCTCGGCAACCTCGCCCGCCTCGACGTGCCCTGCGTCGACCGGGTCGCCGTCATCGCCGGGCGAACGGATGCCGACGGCGAAGCGCTCCCGGCCGCCCTGGTGACCTCGCACCTGCGCTTCTCGATGCCGTACCGCGCGCTGTTCACCCGCGTGCTGCGCCCCGACACCGCCACTCGACTCGTCGACGCCCTCGCCCTCCTGCTGGTGCGCCTGCACAACGTCGGCTTCTACTGGGGCGACGTATCGCTGTCGAACACGTTGTTCCGCCGCGATGCGGGCGCGTTCGCGGCGTACCTCGTCGACGCCGAGACCGGCGAACTGCACGAGGAGGGGCTGACCGACGGGCAGCGCGCCTACGATCTCGATCTCGCCCGCACGAACATCGCCGGCGAGATCATGGACCTGGCCGCCGGCGGGCGCCTCGAGAACGGTGTGGACGCGGTCGCGATCGCCGACGGCATCGTCTCGTCGTACCGGTCGCTCTGGGCCGAGCTGACCGCACAGGACTCCTTCTCGGCATCCGAGACCTGGCGCATCACCGAGCGCGTCGAGCGGCTGAACGCCCTCGGTTTCGACATCGACGAGATGTCGATGACGACCACGGCCGACGGCGCGGTCGTCGAGATCCAGCCGAAGGTCGTCGATGCCGGCCACCACCAGCGGCGACTCATCCGCCTCACCGGCCTCGACGTCGAGGAGAATCAGGCACGTCGCCTGCTCAACGACCTCGACGAGTTCCGCGCGCGTTCCACCAAGCAGTGGTCCGATGAGGAGATGTACGCGCACGAGTGGCTGACGCGCGTCTTCGAGCCCGTCGTGCGCGCGATCCCCTACGACCTGCGCGCGAAGCTCGAACCGGCGGAGGTGTTCCACCAGGTGCTCGAGCACCGGTGGTACCTGTCGCAGGCGCAGGGACGCCCAGTTCCGCTCGCCGAGGTGCTGACGAGTTACATCAACGAGGTGCTCCGCCACCGTCGCGACGAGGCCACGATCATGGGGCCTCCCACCGAGACGATGAGCCTTCCCGTCATCACCGGCGCCACGCGCACCACCGACGAAGACGAGGACGGCGACATCGACTGGCGCGATCTCGTCTGATCCTCGGGGCGCGATGCCCGTTCGCGGTCAGTAGCCGACGGTGAACCGCTCGCGGTGGTGGTTGCCCTGCTCGATCTCGTCGACGACCGCGACGGCGAAATCCGCGCCCGAGATGTAGGACTTGCCGTCGGCGTCGCGCACGAGCACGTCTCCGCCGTCACGGTAATGGCCGGTGCGCTCCCCCTCGGCCCAGGGCCCGAAGACCTCCGCGGGGTGCACGAAGAACCAGTCGAGCGAGGCATCCGTGCTCTCGAGGAACGCGAGCGAGTCGATTCCCACCTGCGCCTCGTGCTTGTACTCCTCGGGGAAGTCCTGGTCGAACAGTCGCGGGCCGCCCGGGGCGACCAGGCTGCCGCCCGCTCCTCCGACCACGCCCAGGCGCGTGCCGGTGCCGCTGAGCTGTCGGGCCACGCCCTCGAGCGCGTCGAGCACGCGGTCCTCCATGTCGCCGCGCGGGGAGAGCGCGGAGACCACCGCATCCGCCCCCGCGAAGGCGCCGGCGAGAGGAGCGAGGTCCAGGACGGAGCCCTGGATGTACGCGACGCCCTCCACGGCATCCGTCGGCACCGAGCGCGACACCGCGACGACCTCGTGACCGCGGCTCACCGCCTCTGCGGCGATGTGACGACCGGCGTAGCCGGTCCCTCCGAGGACGACGATGCGACTCATGCGGGCTCTTCCCTTCGGATGCTGCGGCGAACTACTTCGTGGAGCGGATCGTCGCGACCTGGTACAGGGCGACGGAGGTGGCGATGCCGACGTTCAGCGACTCGGTGGCCGTGGAGATCGGGATCGAGACGATCTGATCGCAGGTCTCGCGGACGAGGCGCGAGAGACCCTTGCCCTCGGCTCCGGCGACGATGACGACCGCGCGATCGGCGAGCTGGAGTGCGGGCAGATCGACGTCGCCGTCACCGGCGAGGCCGAGGATGAACACACCCTGCTTCTTGAACTCCTTGAGCTGCGTGGTCAGGTTCGTCGCGAGCGCGACGGGCAGACGCGCGGCGGCCCCGGCGCTCGTCTTCCAGGCGGCGGAGTTCACCCCCGCCGAACGGCGCTGCGGCAGGATCACGCCGTGGCTGCCGAACGCGGCCGCCGAGCGGATGATCGCGCCGAGGTTGCGGGAGTCGGTGATGCCGTCGAGAGCGACGAACAGCGGGACCTGCCCCTTATCGATCGCCTTCTCGAGCAGATCCTGCGGGTGCGCGTACTCGTAGGGCGGCACCTTGATGGCGACGCCCTGATGCACGCCGTCGAATCCGGCCATGCGGTCGAGCTCCTGGCGCGTGACCTCGAGCACCGGGATGCCGCGGTGCGTCGCGATCGAGAGCATCTCCTTCACGCGGTCGTCCATCTCGACCCGCTGCGCGATGTAGAACGCCGTCGCCGGGATCTTCGCGCGCAGCGCCTCGAGCACCGAGTTGCGGCCGGTGACGACCTCGGTCTCCGTCGTGTTGTCCTTGGAGCGCGCCGAACGGTTCGGGTTGCCCCCGGCGGTCTGGCGCTGGCCCGGCTTGCCCTTGCCGCCGGACGCGGCGTAGCGCTCGGCCGCGGCCTTGCGCTTGCCGGCGGGGTGCCAGGCGCGGTCCTCGGCCTTCGGCGTGGGTCCGCGTCCTTCGAGCGCCTTGCGCCCGAGACCGCCGGTGCCCTTGGTGGGGCCCTTCTTGTTGCCCTTGTTCGCGCCGGGGCGCTGTGGCTTAGCCATCGATACTCCAATGAGTTCCGGCCGGAGTATCCTCCAGCGTGATTCCTGCGGCTGCGATCGCGTCACGGATGCGATCGGCTGCCGCCCAGTCCTTGTCGGCACGCGCCTGTGCGCGCTGGGTGATCATCGTCTGGACGAGTGCGTCCAGTGCGGCGGCCTCGGCTCCCCCGCCGGTGCCGTTCCACTGCGAAGAGTGCGGATTGATCCCCAGGACGAGCGTCATCTGAATGACGTCCATCACGTCCTGCCTCGCCTCATCGTACTTGCCCGCGTCGAGGAGCGCATTTCCGGAGCGGATGCTCGTGTGGATCGCGGCGAGCGCCCGGGGCACCGAGAGGTCGTCGTCCATGGCCTCGACGAACTCCTGCGGGAGTCCCTCCTTCGCCTGGCCCCAGCCCGGCTTCGCGAGCCGCTCGCCCCGTTCGAGGAAGGTGCGGATGCGTCCGATCGCGGCCTCGGCCTCCGTCCACGACGACTCCGACAGGTCGAGGCTCGAGCGGTAGTGCGCCGCCGCGAGCGCGTAGCGCACGACGAGCGGATCGCGGGCGGCGAGCACATCGGCGGCCAGCGTGAAGTTTCCGAGCGACTTCGACATCTTCTGCCCGTTCACGGTGACCAGGCCGTTGTGCACCCAGTACCGCGCGAACGCATCGCCCGCGGCCGTCGACTGCGCCAACTCGTTCTCGTGGTGCGGGAAGCGCAGGTCGAGGCCCCCGCCGTGGATGTCGAACTCCGGTCCGAGATAGCGCTTCGCCATCGCGGAGCATTCGATGTGCCAGCCGGGTCGGCCTTCACCCCACGGAGACACCCATCGAGCATCCGCGGGCTCCTCGCTCTTCGAGCCCTTCCAGAGGGCGAAGTCCTGGGGATTGCGCTTTCCACGGGGGTCGGCGTCCTCCGCCGCCTCCATCGCGTCGATCGACTGGTGCGTCAGCGCACCGTACTCGGCCCACGAGCGCACGTCGAAGTACACGTCGCCCGAGCCGTCGGCGGCGGGGTACGCGTGGCCGCGATCGATGAGCAGCGCGATGAGCTCCTGCATCTGCGGGACGGATGCCGTCGCGCGCGGTTCGTACGTCGGGGGCAGGATGCCGATGCAGGCGTAGGCTGCAGCGAACTCCTGCTCGATCCGATAGGCGAGGGCCCACCAGGGCTCCGCGTCGGTGGCGTTCGCGAGCACCTTGTCGTCGATGTCGGTCACGTTGCGCACGAAGGTGACCCGTCCGTGCCGCTTCTCGAGCCACCGGCGCAGCAGATCGAAGCTGAGCGCCGCGCGGACGTGCCCGATGTGCGGACCGGACTGCACGGTCGGACCGCACACGTACATCGTGACGTTTCCGGGGTCGAGCGGCACGAAGTCGCGCAGGTCCTGCGCACGGGTGTCGTAGAGGCGGAGAGTCACCGCTCAAGCCTACTCGGCCCGCCCCCGCGCGCCCCGAGAGTGACGCGCAGGCCGCGGTCGGTGGTTCAGGGCGCCGAGGCCGGGAAGACGAGTGCGACCGCGGTCACGGCGATGCCCTCCCCACGCCCCGGGAAGCCGAGCGCATCGGTGGTCGTCGCGGTCACCGAGACGGGAGCACCGCCGAGCGCATCCGAGAGCGCCCGCTCGGCCTCGGCACGGCGCGCGCTGAACCGGGGACGGTTGCCCTGGAACTGCGCCGAGACGTTGCCGATCACGAAGCCCGCCTCGCCGAGCAGTTCGCGGGTGCGCGCCAGGAAGACCGCGGCGTGCGCGCCCGCGTACTCGGGATGCGCGGTGCCGAAGTGCTCACCGATGTCGCCCAGGCCGGCAGCACCGAGCAGTGCGTCGACGATGGCGTGCGCGACCGCGTCGCCGTCGGAGTGCCCCGAGAGCGCCGGCTCGCCGGGCCACCGCAGTCCGGCCAACCACAGGTCGCCCTCTCCGCCGAAGGCGTGGACGTCGGTGCCGAGGCCGACGCGCGGCAGGTTCGGAGCGGACGCCGGCACGTGCAGGGGCAGCGCGGGCGCCTCGGCGAGCAGCCGGCGCGCTCGGTCGAGGTCGTCCGGCGTCGTGATCTTGAAGGCGCGGGCATCGCCGGGGATGTGTCGGACGGCGTATCCGGCGGCGGCGAACAGCGCGGCATCGTCGGTGTACTCGATCCCCGCAGCGGCGGCGGCGTCGTACGCCGCCTCGAGCGCGGTGCGCGGGAAGCCCTGGGGGGTCTGCGCCGCGGCGAGCTCGGAACGATCGACCGGGGCGACGATGCTGTCGCCGTCGACCCGCTTGAGGGTATCGACCACCGGGAGCGCGGGGATGATGCCGGTGCCCTCGGCGACAGCGGCGGCGACGGCGTCGATCTGCGCGGGCGGGGTCAGCGCACGAGCGGCGTCGTGCACCAGCACGGTGCGCACATCACCCCAAAGCGCCGCGATCCCCGCCGCGACGGACTCCTGGCGCGTGTCTCCTCCCACGACGACCCGTGCGAGGTCGACGCGATCCCCGGCGGCCTCGCGCACCTCGGTCTCGGCATCGCCTTCGAAGCCCGCGGGCGCGACGACGATCACCTGTGCGGGGGCGGCGGCAAACACGCCGTCGAGGGCGTGGCGCAGGATCGAACGCCCGTCGATGCCGACGAGGGCTTTCGGCGCGCCCGCCGCCAGGCGGGTACCGGATCCGGCGGCGACGACGATGACCGCGACGTGCGGCACGGGAAGCAGAGTCACCTCTTCACGCTACCGCCTGCGGGGAACGACGAAGGGGGCGGATGCCGAAGCATCCGCCCCCTTCGGGAAACTCGGATCAGGACGCGAGGACCTCGTCGAGCATCGCGCCCGCCTTGTCCTCGTCGGTCTTCTCCGCGAGCGCCAGCTCGGAGATGAGGATCTGACGAGCCTTCGCCAGCATCCGCTTCTCTCCGGCGGACAGACCGCGGTCTTGGTCACGGCGCCACAGGTCGCGCACGACCTCGCTCACCTTGATCACATCGCCGGAGGCGAGCTTCTCGAGGTTCGCCTTGTAGCGGCGCGACCAGTTGGTGGGCTCCTCGGTGAACGGAGCACGCAGAACCTCGAACACGTGGTCGAGGCCCTCCTTGCCGATCACGTCGCGGACACCGACCAGGTCGACGTTCTCGGCAGGAACCTCGATGATCAGGTCGCCCTGCGTCACATTGAGCTTCAGGTACTTCTTCGCCTCACCCTTGATGATGCGCTCCTTGACCTCGATGATGGTCGCAGCGCCATGGTG encodes the following:
- a CDS encoding DUF4032 domain-containing protein; amino-acid sequence: MQDSLRITASTVDPGLLGLPWSTTLARWPSEHIVSLPKGLSRHLVRFADLSGRVVAVKETTEEMARREYEMLGNLARLDVPCVDRVAVIAGRTDADGEALPAALVTSHLRFSMPYRALFTRVLRPDTATRLVDALALLLVRLHNVGFYWGDVSLSNTLFRRDAGAFAAYLVDAETGELHEEGLTDGQRAYDLDLARTNIAGEIMDLAAGGRLENGVDAVAIADGIVSSYRSLWAELTAQDSFSASETWRITERVERLNALGFDIDEMSMTTTADGAVVEIQPKVVDAGHHQRRLIRLTGLDVEENQARRLLNDLDEFRARSTKQWSDEEMYAHEWLTRVFEPVVRAIPYDLRAKLEPAEVFHQVLEHRWYLSQAQGRPVPLAEVLTSYINEVLRHRRDEATIMGPPTETMSLPVITGATRTTDEDEDGDIDWRDLV
- a CDS encoding NAD(P)-dependent oxidoreductase, which codes for MSRIVVLGGTGYAGRHIAAEAVSRGHEVVAVSRSVPTDAVEGVAYIQGSVLDLAPLAGAFAGADAVVSALSPRGDMEDRVLDALEGVARQLSGTGTRLGVVGGAGGSLVAPGGPRLFDQDFPEEYKHEAQVGIDSLAFLESTDASLDWFFVHPAEVFGPWAEGERTGHYRDGGDVLVRDADGKSYISGADFAVAVVDEIEQGNHHRERFTVGY
- the rlmB gene encoding 23S rRNA (guanosine(2251)-2'-O)-methyltransferase RlmB; this translates as MAKPQRPGANKGNKKGPTKGTGGLGRKALEGRGPTPKAEDRAWHPAGKRKAAAERYAASGGKGKPGQRQTAGGNPNRSARSKDNTTETEVVTGRNSVLEALRAKIPATAFYIAQRVEMDDRVKEMLSIATHRGIPVLEVTRQELDRMAGFDGVHQGVAIKVPPYEYAHPQDLLEKAIDKGQVPLFVALDGITDSRNLGAIIRSAAAFGSHGVILPQRRSAGVNSAAWKTSAGAAARLPVALATNLTTQLKEFKKQGVFILGLAGDGDVDLPALQLADRAVVIVAGAEGKGLSRLVRETCDQIVSIPISTATESLNVGIATSVALYQVATIRSTK
- the cysS gene encoding cysteine--tRNA ligase — its product is MTLRLYDTRAQDLRDFVPLDPGNVTMYVCGPTVQSGPHIGHVRAALSFDLLRRWLEKRHGRVTFVRNVTDIDDKVLANATDAEPWWALAYRIEQEFAAAYACIGILPPTYEPRATASVPQMQELIALLIDRGHAYPAADGSGDVYFDVRSWAEYGALTHQSIDAMEAAEDADPRGKRNPQDFALWKGSKSEEPADARWVSPWGEGRPGWHIECSAMAKRYLGPEFDIHGGGLDLRFPHHENELAQSTAAGDAFARYWVHNGLVTVNGQKMSKSLGNFTLAADVLAARDPLVVRYALAAAHYRSSLDLSESSWTEAEAAIGRIRTFLERGERLAKPGWGQAKEGLPQEFVEAMDDDLSVPRALAAIHTSIRSGNALLDAGKYDEARQDVMDVIQMTLVLGINPHSSQWNGTGGGAEAAALDALVQTMITQRAQARADKDWAAADRIRDAIAAAGITLEDTPAGTHWSIDG
- the ispD gene encoding 2-C-methyl-D-erythritol 4-phosphate cytidylyltransferase, which gives rise to MTLLPVPHVAVIVVAAGSGTRLAAGAPKALVGIDGRSILRHALDGVFAAAPAQVIVVAPAGFEGDAETEVREAAGDRVDLARVVVGGDTRQESVAAGIAALWGDVRTVLVHDAARALTPPAQIDAVAAAVAEGTGIIPALPVVDTLKRVDGDSIVAPVDRSELAAAQTPQGFPRTALEAAYDAAAAAGIEYTDDAALFAAAGYAVRHIPGDARAFKITTPDDLDRARRLLAEAPALPLHVPASAPNLPRVGLGTDVHAFGGEGDLWLAGLRWPGEPALSGHSDGDAVAHAIVDALLGAAGLGDIGEHFGTAHPEYAGAHAAVFLARTRELLGEAGFVIGNVSAQFQGNRPRFSARRAEAERALSDALGGAPVSVTATTTDALGFPGRGEGIAVTAVALVFPASAP
- a CDS encoding CarD family transcriptional regulator — its product is MLFEVGETVVYPHHGAATIIEVKERIIKGEAKKYLKLNVTQGDLIIEVPAENVDLVGVRDVIGKEGLDHVFEVLRAPFTEEPTNWSRRYKANLEKLASGDVIKVSEVVRDLWRRDQDRGLSAGEKRMLAKARQILISELALAEKTDEDKAGAMLDEVLAS